A genome region from Actinobacillus arthritidis includes the following:
- the hemW gene encoding radical SAM family heme chaperone HemW, whose amino-acid sequence MNLTLPPLSLYIHIPWCVQKCPYCDFNSHAQKGVILEAEYIQHLLADLSQDLTAYQAAIGNRKIHSIFIGGGTPSLFSAEGIAYLLAEVEKRIPFEENIEITLEANPGTAEAERFLGYAQGGVTRISMGIQSFEPEKLLKLGRIHDSNEAKQAVIFAQNSAKSGLQSFNIDLMHGLPNQSVAQALDDLRQGIALAPPHLSWYQLTIEPNTMFYYRQPTLPDDDELWDIFEQGHQLLTAAGYEQYETSAYAKKGYQCRHNLNYWRFGDYLAIGCGAHGKISYPTGEIYRFSKTKHPKGYMRGEYRYSQDLVEREDRPFEFFMNRFRLLEATPKQEFEFYTGLDREIVRPTMDWALSKNYITETEKYWQITQHGKLFLNELLEGFLE is encoded by the coding sequence GTGAATTTAACCCTCCCTCCATTAAGTCTTTATATCCATATTCCGTGGTGCGTACAAAAATGTCCGTACTGCGATTTCAATTCACATGCACAAAAAGGTGTGATTCTGGAAGCGGAATATATTCAACATCTACTTGCAGATTTATCGCAAGATTTAACCGCTTATCAGGCGGCAATCGGCAATCGCAAAATTCATTCGATTTTTATTGGTGGTGGAACGCCAAGTCTGTTTTCGGCAGAGGGGATTGCTTATCTGTTGGCAGAAGTCGAAAAGCGTATTCCGTTTGAAGAGAATATTGAAATTACCCTAGAGGCGAATCCCGGTACGGCGGAAGCGGAGCGTTTTCTTGGCTATGCACAGGGTGGTGTAACACGTATTTCGATGGGGATCCAAAGTTTCGAGCCGGAAAAGTTGCTCAAACTTGGACGTATTCACGACTCGAATGAGGCGAAACAAGCGGTCATTTTTGCGCAAAATTCTGCAAAATCCGGTTTGCAAAGTTTTAATATCGACTTAATGCACGGCTTACCTAATCAATCGGTGGCACAAGCACTGGACGATTTACGACAGGGCATTGCGCTCGCACCGCCGCATTTGTCTTGGTATCAATTAACTATTGAACCGAACACGATGTTTTATTATCGCCAACCGACTTTACCGGATGATGATGAACTTTGGGATATTTTCGAGCAAGGTCATCAGCTACTCACTGCCGCCGGCTATGAGCAGTATGAAACCTCGGCGTATGCGAAAAAAGGTTATCAATGCCGTCATAACCTCAATTATTGGCGTTTTGGCGACTATTTGGCAATTGGTTGTGGTGCGCACGGTAAGATTAGTTATCCGACCGGCGAAATTTACCGCTTCAGCAAAACCAAGCACCCCAAAGGGTATATGCGAGGGGAATATCGTTATAGCCAAGATCTTGTGGAACGAGAGGATCGTCCGTTTGAATTTTTTATGAATCGTTTCCGTCTATTAGAAGCGACCCCAAAACAAGAATTTGAGTTTTATACAGGGCTAGATCGAGAAATTGTGCGCCCAACGATGGATTGGGCATTAAGCAAAAATTA
- a CDS encoding ABC transporter substrate-binding protein, translating to MTSQFTYNDSRRHFMKLLAGVGAGFAFSGTLGTFSNQALAATAKSIEAGIAYPISTGFDPLTSSGASSMVANLHIFEGLVDLHPATRQPYLALATKEPEQKDEVTYHITLREGATFHDGKPVTTEDVVYSFERVLDPAKASLFAQFIPFIASVKALDDKVVEFKLKYPFALFKERLTIVKIVPKHIVEAGQSAFDAKPIGSGPYKFVSATKDDRIVFEANTAYNGIYPAKVDKMTWFLLSDDAARVTAQESGRVQAIESVPYLDAERLKRKGKVESVQSFGLLFLMFNCEKAPFDNPKVRQALHYGLDTQKLIDIVFLGNAKAASSYVQDTHPDYVKVASQYDFDKAKAESLLAEAGIKELKFELLATDHAWVKECAPLILESWNALKGVKVTLQHLQSGALYGTHVDKGAFEVVIAPGDPSVFGNDLDLLLSWWYRGDVWPKRRFRWANTPEYAEVQKLLDEAAKNPAGAKEAWTKAINIIAEQVPLYPIVHRKLPTAWSDKSLTDFQPLPTTGLSFLGVGRK from the coding sequence ATGACTTCTCAATTTACCTATAACGACTCACGCCGCCACTTTATGAAACTTCTTGCAGGTGTCGGTGCAGGCTTTGCATTCTCCGGGACTTTAGGCACTTTTTCAAATCAAGCATTGGCGGCAACTGCAAAAAGTATTGAAGCCGGTATCGCATATCCTATTTCAACCGGTTTTGACCCGCTTACTTCGAGCGGTGCATCTTCAATGGTCGCAAACTTACATATCTTCGAGGGGCTAGTCGATTTACACCCTGCAACTCGTCAGCCTTATCTCGCTTTAGCGACAAAAGAACCTGAACAAAAAGATGAGGTAACATACCATATTACCTTACGTGAAGGGGCAACCTTCCACGACGGTAAACCCGTTACTACCGAAGATGTCGTTTACTCATTTGAACGTGTGTTAGATCCAGCTAAAGCCTCATTATTTGCTCAATTTATTCCGTTTATCGCTTCAGTCAAAGCACTTGACGATAAAGTAGTGGAATTTAAATTAAAATATCCGTTCGCATTATTTAAAGAACGTTTAACTATCGTGAAAATCGTGCCGAAACATATTGTGGAAGCTGGTCAATCTGCATTTGATGCCAAACCTATCGGTTCCGGCCCTTATAAATTTGTGTCTGCAACCAAAGACGACCGTATTGTCTTTGAAGCGAATACCGCTTATAACGGTATCTATCCGGCTAAAGTAGATAAAATGACCTGGTTCTTATTATCAGATGATGCCGCTCGTGTAACCGCACAAGAATCCGGTCGTGTACAAGCGATTGAATCCGTCCCATATCTTGATGCTGAACGTTTAAAACGAAAAGGAAAAGTGGAATCGGTACAATCTTTCGGCTTACTATTCTTAATGTTTAACTGTGAAAAAGCACCGTTTGATAATCCGAAAGTACGCCAAGCGTTACATTATGGTTTAGATACGCAAAAATTAATCGATATTGTGTTCTTAGGCAATGCCAAAGCGGCAAGTTCTTATGTACAAGACACTCACCCTGATTATGTTAAAGTCGCCAGCCAATATGACTTTGATAAAGCAAAAGCCGAAAGTTTATTAGCGGAAGCCGGTATCAAAGAATTAAAATTTGAATTACTCGCAACCGATCACGCTTGGGTAAAAGAATGTGCACCGCTTATTCTTGAATCTTGGAATGCGTTAAAAGGCGTTAAAGTCACACTTCAACATTTACAATCCGGTGCATTATACGGTACGCACGTTGACAAAGGTGCATTCGAAGTCGTTATCGCACCGGGCGATCCGTCCGTATTTGGTAATGACTTAGACTTATTATTAAGCTGGTGGTACCGCGGTGATGTATGGCCGAAACGCCGTTTCCGTTGGGCAAATACACCAGAATATGCCGAAGTGCAAAAATTACTGGATGAAGCCGCAAAAAATCCGGCCGGAGCTAAAGAGGCGTGGACTAAAGCAATTAATATTATTGCCGAACAAGTGCCGCTTTATCCGATCGTGCATCGTAAATTACCAACGGCATGGAGCGATAAATCACTTACTGACTTCCAACCATTACCGACAACCGGATTATCATTCTTAGGCGTTGGTCGTAAATAA
- a CDS encoding ABC transporter permease, protein MEIILRLLFRRLLALPIMILGVTALVFIVLQFTPGDPATVALGESASEVAKEIYREQHGLNDPVVVQYFRFLGNLLVLDFGMTTPPEQPIIDMIAKAFPLTLQLTFIGVFLAAIVSFSLGILAALYRDRWVDQVIRLISVVAVATPSFWLGILLIQYFSLKLDWLPSGGFVSFSEDPNEYFRSMILPSLALAVPVCASLIRVVRTTMVEEMDKDYVRTAIGNGVPYSTVIRHNVLRNALITPVTVLGLRVGYLLGGAVVIEQIFDLPGMGKLIFNGIVNHDLHLVQGVVLTIAFTFVLVNIIVDILYLLINPKIRSL, encoded by the coding sequence ATGGAAATTATCCTTCGTCTTTTATTTCGCCGCTTGCTTGCTCTACCGATAATGATTTTGGGCGTAACCGCTTTAGTTTTTATCGTATTGCAATTTACACCGGGTGATCCTGCTACGGTTGCTTTAGGTGAAAGCGCCAGTGAAGTCGCTAAAGAAATTTATCGAGAACAACATGGCTTAAATGACCCGGTAGTCGTGCAATATTTCCGTTTTCTCGGGAATTTGTTAGTGCTGGATTTCGGTATGACTACACCACCGGAACAGCCGATTATTGATATGATTGCTAAAGCATTTCCGCTGACCTTACAACTGACTTTTATCGGAGTATTCTTAGCGGCAATCGTTTCTTTCTCCTTAGGTATTCTTGCCGCGCTTTATCGTGACCGTTGGGTTGATCAAGTGATTCGTTTAATTTCGGTGGTCGCGGTTGCAACGCCATCTTTCTGGCTTGGCATCTTACTCATTCAATATTTTTCCTTAAAACTGGATTGGTTACCGTCCGGTGGTTTTGTATCGTTCAGTGAGGATCCGAACGAATATTTCCGTTCGATGATTTTACCGTCACTTGCGCTTGCCGTGCCGGTTTGTGCTTCATTAATTCGTGTTGTGCGTACCACCATGGTGGAAGAAATGGATAAAGATTACGTGCGTACTGCGATTGGTAACGGCGTACCTTACTCGACCGTGATTCGCCATAATGTCTTACGAAATGCCTTAATTACACCAGTAACCGTACTGGGTTTACGAGTTGGTTATTTACTCGGCGGTGCGGTAGTGATTGAACAAATCTTCGATTTACCGGGGATGGGTAAACTTATCTTTAACGGTATCGTGAACCATGACTTACATCTAGTTCAAGGCGTGGTGCTTACTATCGCCTTTACCTTCGTATTAGTTAATATCATTGTTGATATTCTCTATTTACTCATTAATCCAAAAATTCGGAGTCTATAA
- a CDS encoding dipeptide/oligopeptide/nickel ABC transporter permease/ATP-binding protein, producing MFRQELVARLANGGARFRALSTSSKIALIFILFVACIAILAPIIAPYDPLQTIRPVQAPSGDYLFGTDRLGRDIFSRMVWGARTSLFIGLGAVGVAILFGGILGATGATADKFGNEVIMRLMDILMAFPGIALAAVLLATFGNSVPVIIITIAVVYTPRLARVVRANVVSQWEEDYVRAERVLGGSRTYILVKHVVRNTAAPVLVFATVMVADAIVFEASLSFLGAGVQPPFPSWGNILSEGRNLVLSGFWWATTFAGIMILLTVLALNILAEGLTDALVNPKLKTSPKTKEDVAKPLSTDVQEAMAETLALKRYLLKLHEKETARTDRMQLNANAKPILQVKNLSIRFPNRYGEIPLVDNISFTVHEGETMGLVGESGCGKSITAFSIMGLLPKTAQITGEILFTDRSGKQHDLLKSEQLNALRGHEISMIYQDALSALNPSMRIKDQMAQLISRGGKQSAETLLQWVKLDPEKTLNRYPHELSGGQRQRVLIAMALAREPKLLIADEPTTALDVVVQAEVIKLLNELREKLGFAMVFVSHDLALVAQMAHHITVMYAGQVVEAAPTTPLLANPTHEYTRGLLGSVLSTELRAERLYQIPGSVPSPFDFAKGDRFASRSLRPEADPEQHLQLVATEDHPQHFWASHLATQEKRVEG from the coding sequence ATGTTTCGTCAAGAATTAGTAGCTCGACTAGCTAACGGTGGCGCTAGATTTAGAGCATTATCAACCAGTTCAAAAATTGCATTGATTTTCATTTTATTTGTGGCTTGTATTGCCATTTTAGCCCCGATTATCGCCCCTTATGATCCATTACAAACCATTAGACCTGTGCAAGCACCAAGCGGTGACTATCTATTCGGGACTGACCGTTTAGGGCGTGATATTTTCTCCCGCATGGTTTGGGGGGCAAGAACTTCACTCTTTATCGGTTTAGGTGCGGTGGGTGTTGCGATCTTATTCGGTGGGATTTTAGGTGCAACCGGCGCAACCGCAGACAAATTCGGTAACGAAGTGATCATGCGGTTAATGGATATTTTGATGGCATTCCCAGGCATTGCACTTGCCGCAGTATTACTTGCGACCTTTGGTAACTCCGTTCCGGTGATTATCATTACCATAGCGGTCGTTTATACACCGCGACTTGCAAGGGTGGTACGTGCGAATGTCGTATCCCAATGGGAAGAGGATTACGTGCGTGCAGAACGAGTGTTAGGCGGTAGCCGCACTTATATTTTAGTTAAACACGTTGTACGTAATACTGCCGCACCAGTGTTAGTGTTTGCCACAGTAATGGTGGCGGATGCAATCGTATTTGAAGCGTCTCTTTCATTCTTAGGTGCCGGTGTACAACCGCCATTCCCATCTTGGGGAAATATCTTATCGGAAGGACGTAACCTTGTCTTAAGCGGTTTCTGGTGGGCGACAACTTTTGCCGGTATTATGATTTTACTTACCGTATTAGCATTAAATATCTTGGCGGAAGGTTTAACCGATGCGTTAGTGAATCCAAAACTTAAAACATCACCAAAAACCAAAGAAGATGTGGCAAAACCGCTTTCTACCGATGTACAAGAAGCGATGGCGGAAACGCTCGCCTTAAAACGCTATTTACTGAAATTGCATGAAAAAGAAACCGCACGTACTGATCGTATGCAATTAAATGCCAATGCGAAACCGATTTTACAAGTGAAAAATTTATCAATTCGCTTCCCGAATCGTTACGGTGAAATTCCGCTAGTTGATAACATCAGCTTTACTGTACATGAAGGTGAAACCATGGGATTAGTTGGGGAATCCGGTTGTGGTAAATCAATTACCGCATTCTCTATTATGGGTTTATTACCGAAAACTGCCCAGATCACTGGTGAAATCTTATTTACTGATCGTAGCGGTAAACAGCATGATTTACTTAAATCGGAACAGCTCAATGCGTTGAGAGGACATGAAATTTCAATGATTTACCAAGATGCGTTAAGCGCACTTAACCCGTCTATGCGAATCAAAGACCAAATGGCACAGCTGATTAGCCGAGGTGGAAAACAAAGCGCAGAAACCTTATTACAATGGGTAAAACTCGATCCGGAAAAAACACTTAACCGTTATCCGCACGAACTTTCAGGCGGACAGCGTCAGCGTGTATTGATTGCCATGGCACTCGCTCGTGAGCCTAAATTATTGATTGCCGATGAACCGACCACTGCACTCGATGTTGTAGTGCAAGCGGAAGTGATCAAACTCTTAAATGAATTACGTGAAAAACTCGGTTTTGCGATGGTATTCGTCAGCCACGATCTTGCACTTGTGGCACAAATGGCACACCACATCACGGTAATGTATGCCGGTCAAGTGGTTGAAGCCGCACCGACTACACCGCTTTTAGCCAATCCGACTCACGAATATACGCGTGGATTACTTGGCTCGGTTCTTTCAACCGAATTACGTGCCGAACGCTTATATCAAATTCCGGGTAGCGTACCGTCACCATTCGACTTTGCGAAAGGTGACCGCTTCGCCAGCCGTTCATTACGTCCGGAAGCGGATCCGGAGCAACATTTGCAACTGGTTGCCACCGAGGATCATCCGCAACATTTTTGGGCATCACATTTAGCAACACAAGAAAAACGCGTGGAGGGATAA
- a CDS encoding ABC transporter ATP-binding protein gives MSMKVLKEQPILELSDIVMQFASRDGTLFNPKKFTAVDNVSLSIYAGETVGLVGQSGRGKSTLASIMIGLQKPTSGTVKFNGLQMKYGGTEARKQFGRQVSVIFQDPATALNPRMRVLDILKDPMDIHNVLQPHEREKRVYELLSRVGLPRSAALVEPTRLSGGQKQRVAIARALALNPKLIVADEPTSALDVSVRAQVLNLLADLKKELNLAMVFISHDLQTVHQVSDRIVVMNGGKVVETGSSSEVFNSPKEEYTRTLINVAPSLL, from the coding sequence ATGAGTATGAAAGTGTTAAAAGAACAACCGATTCTTGAGTTATCCGATATTGTGATGCAATTTGCTTCTCGAGACGGGACTTTGTTTAATCCGAAAAAATTCACAGCGGTAGATAATGTCAGTTTATCAATCTATGCAGGGGAAACGGTCGGGTTAGTCGGTCAATCCGGTCGCGGTAAATCGACCTTAGCCAGTATTATGATCGGTTTGCAAAAACCGACTTCCGGCACGGTCAAATTTAACGGCTTACAAATGAAATACGGCGGCACCGAGGCCCGTAAACAGTTCGGTCGTCAAGTTTCGGTCATTTTCCAAGATCCGGCAACTGCTCTCAATCCTCGTATGCGTGTATTGGATATTTTAAAAGATCCGATGGATATCCATAACGTATTGCAACCGCACGAACGAGAAAAACGAGTGTACGAATTACTTTCTCGAGTCGGTTTACCTCGTTCCGCCGCTTTAGTCGAGCCGACCCGTTTATCCGGCGGTCAAAAACAACGGGTTGCTATTGCCAGAGCCTTAGCACTCAATCCGAAACTGATTGTTGCCGATGAACCGACTTCCGCACTTGACGTATCGGTACGGGCACAAGTGTTAAATTTACTTGCTGATCTTAAAAAAGAGCTGAATCTTGCGATGGTGTTTATCTCACACGATTTACAAACCGTGCATCAAGTTTCGGATCGCATTGTGGTGATGAACGGCGGAAAAGTGGTGGAAACCGGTAGTTCAAGCGAAGTATTCAATTCACCGAAAGAAGAATACACTCGTACGCTGATTAATGTCGCACCGTCATTATTGTAA
- a CDS encoding 5-methyltetrahydropteroyltriglutamate--homocysteine S-methyltransferase has translation MMTMSKLFPNATQRTSAPYRFDIVGSFLRTDPIKQARQQCSCGDISCADLTQVEDAEIAKLVEHQKAVGLHAVTDGEFRRTFWHMDFLAALDGIQEVDAEKFSVQFKHHSVRPKTIKIVDKVDFSESHPFVEHFRSLQKIAGETEVKFTIPSPSMLHLITNVRAEDYQPIARYENNNQLLLDDIADAYIKAVNVFYKLGCRNLQLDDTSWGEFCAEDKRATYKARGLDLDQIAKDYVYMVNKIVDAKPADDIAITMHICRGNFRSTWFSAGGYEPVAETLFGTCRIDGFFLEYDSDRSGDFKPLRFIKDQQVVLGLITSKDGQLENRDEVIARIQEAAQYVDINQLCLSPQCGFASTEEGNILTEEQQWAKLNFIREISEEVWGK, from the coding sequence ATGATGACTATGTCTAAACTTTTCCCCAATGCAACACAACGTACTTCCGCGCCTTATCGTTTTGATATCGTAGGGAGTTTCTTACGTACTGATCCGATTAAACAAGCTCGTCAGCAATGTTCTTGTGGCGATATTTCTTGTGCAGATTTAACCCAAGTAGAAGATGCGGAAATTGCAAAATTAGTTGAACATCAAAAAGCAGTAGGTTTACACGCGGTAACTGACGGCGAATTTCGCCGTACGTTCTGGCATATGGATTTCTTAGCCGCATTAGACGGTATTCAGGAAGTGGATGCAGAGAAGTTCTCGGTACAATTTAAACACCACAGCGTACGTCCGAAAACCATTAAGATTGTCGATAAAGTGGATTTTTCGGAATCACATCCGTTTGTAGAACATTTTCGTTCACTACAAAAAATTGCCGGTGAAACTGAAGTGAAATTCACGATTCCTTCGCCATCAATGTTACATTTAATTACCAATGTACGTGCGGAAGATTACCAGCCGATTGCACGTTATGAAAATAACAACCAGCTATTGTTAGATGATATTGCCGATGCGTATATCAAAGCGGTGAACGTGTTCTATAAATTAGGTTGCCGCAATTTACAATTAGATGATACCAGCTGGGGTGAATTTTGTGCCGAGGACAAACGTGCGACCTATAAAGCACGTGGTTTAGATTTAGACCAAATTGCCAAAGATTACGTCTATATGGTTAATAAAATCGTTGATGCAAAACCGGCGGATGATATTGCTATTACGATGCATATTTGCCGTGGTAACTTCCGTTCAACCTGGTTCTCAGCAGGCGGTTATGAACCAGTGGCAGAAACTTTATTCGGTACGTGTCGCATTGACGGTTTCTTCTTAGAGTACGATTCTGATCGTTCGGGTGATTTCAAACCGTTACGTTTTATCAAAGATCAGCAAGTAGTATTAGGTTTAATTACCTCAAAAGACGGTCAATTAGAAAATCGTGATGAAGTAATTGCTCGTATTCAAGAAGCGGCACAATATGTGGACATTAATCAGCTTTGTTTAAGTCCGCAATGCGGCTTTGCGTCAACCGAAGAAGGTAATATTCTGACGGAAGAACAGCAATGGGCAAAACTGAACTTTATTCGTGAGATCAGCGAAGAAGTTTGGGGTAAATAA
- the metF gene encoding methylenetetrahydrofolate reductase — protein sequence MSYAKEIDHLNHTLADLNGNINASFEFFPAKNEKMETLLWNSIHRLAPLKPKFISVTYGANSGERERTHSIVKRIQQDTDLVVAPHLTGIDANLEQLRSIAQDYWNSGIRHIVALRGDEPAGYAKKSFFAKDLVKLLKEVADFDISVAAYPEVHPDAKSAQSDLIYLKQKVEAGANRAITQFFFDIDSYLRFRDRCVMMGIDVEIVPGILPVTNFKQLQKMAKITNVKVPHWMNKMYEGLDDDQTTRNLVAASIAMDMVKILSKEGVKDFHFYTLNRSELTYAICHALGVRPT from the coding sequence ATGAGCTATGCCAAAGAAATCGATCACTTAAACCATACCCTTGCTGATTTAAACGGTAATATTAATGCCTCTTTTGAATTTTTCCCGGCCAAAAATGAAAAAATGGAGACGCTACTTTGGAACTCTATTCATCGACTCGCTCCGCTTAAACCGAAATTTATTTCTGTGACTTATGGTGCAAATTCAGGCGAACGCGAGCGTACTCATTCGATTGTAAAACGTATTCAACAAGATACTGATCTAGTTGTTGCACCGCATTTAACCGGTATTGATGCCAATCTCGAACAACTTCGTTCAATTGCACAAGATTATTGGAATAGTGGTATTCGCCATATTGTCGCATTGCGTGGTGATGAGCCTGCCGGTTATGCTAAAAAATCCTTTTTTGCCAAAGATTTAGTAAAACTCTTAAAAGAAGTCGCAGATTTTGATATTTCGGTTGCGGCTTATCCCGAAGTACATCCGGATGCAAAATCGGCACAATCCGACCTAATTTACTTAAAGCAAAAAGTGGAAGCCGGTGCTAATCGAGCAATTACCCAATTCTTTTTTGATATCGACAGTTATCTGCGATTCCGCGATCGCTGTGTAATGATGGGAATTGATGTAGAAATCGTACCGGGCATTTTACCGGTAACGAATTTTAAACAATTACAAAAAATGGCAAAAATCACCAATGTTAAAGTACCGCATTGGATGAATAAAATGTATGAAGGATTAGATGACGATCAAACGACTCGCAATTTAGTTGCCGCCAGTATTGCTATGGATATGGTTAAAATTCTTTCAAAAGAAGGGGTCAAAGATTTTCATTTCTATACGCTGAATCGCTCCGAATTAACTTATGCCATTTGCCACGCATTAGGCGTACGACCGACCTAA
- a CDS encoding ABC transporter substrate-binding protein: protein MRFSKTFLALPLFGISPFLVVAPAHTLVNCIATAPQKLSPAITNDANDFNASSQQIYDRLLAFKAGKIEVEPSLAEKWEVSEDGLTYTFHLRKDVPFHTNKLFTPSRNLNADDVVFSFQRQADKNHPYYNVSGKTYFYYQWMNLPKILKSVEKVDEYTVKMTLNQPNSPFLTTVAMDFLSIYSKEYADKLLAEGKPELLDQQPIGTGPFEFQVYQTDQAVRYKANPNYWQGKAKFERLIFAITPDAGTRYAKLKAGECDVIDFPNIADIPQMKQDPKVTLFEREGLNLAYIGLNTKKAALDNVKVRQALQHATDKKAIVDAVFQGGGTVATNPFPSSVLGYNENLIQYEFDLAKAKKLLAEAGYPNGFETEIWVQPVVRPSNPNPRRTAEIIQADWAKIGVKAKLVSHEWADFNKRTREGEFSAGTYGWTSRNGDPDNFLFPLLSKENIPGTNYSRWTDTEFEGLLQKAVQTQNTAERQQLYQQAVEIFQKNTPIIPIAHAINYVPVSKRVQGFVQSPFGYTSFYNVSLTE from the coding sequence ATGCGTTTTTCTAAGACTTTTTTAGCACTACCTTTGTTTGGTATTTCACCATTTTTAGTTGTCGCTCCTGCTCATACTTTAGTAAATTGCATTGCAACCGCCCCACAAAAGTTAAGTCCGGCAATTACCAATGATGCGAATGACTTTAACGCTAGTTCTCAGCAGATTTATGATCGTTTATTAGCATTTAAAGCCGGCAAAATTGAGGTCGAGCCAAGTTTGGCGGAAAAGTGGGAAGTAAGTGAAGACGGTTTAACTTACACTTTCCATTTACGTAAAGACGTACCGTTTCACACTAACAAGTTATTCACCCCAAGTCGCAATTTAAATGCCGATGACGTGGTATTTTCCTTTCAACGTCAGGCGGATAAAAATCATCCGTACTACAATGTTTCTGGCAAGACTTATTTCTATTATCAATGGATGAATTTGCCGAAAATTTTAAAGTCAGTTGAGAAAGTGGATGAATATACGGTGAAAATGACGCTAAATCAGCCGAATAGTCCATTCCTTACAACAGTTGCAATGGATTTCTTATCGATTTATTCAAAAGAATATGCGGACAAATTATTAGCAGAGGGCAAGCCGGAATTATTGGATCAACAGCCGATTGGTACAGGACCGTTTGAATTTCAGGTTTATCAAACCGATCAAGCGGTACGTTATAAAGCGAACCCGAATTATTGGCAAGGTAAAGCAAAATTTGAGCGATTAATTTTTGCAATTACCCCCGATGCCGGTACACGCTATGCTAAATTAAAAGCCGGTGAATGTGATGTAATTGATTTCCCGAATATCGCCGATATTCCACAAATGAAACAAGATCCAAAAGTGACGTTATTTGAGCGTGAAGGTTTAAATCTGGCATATATCGGACTTAATACGAAAAAAGCGGCATTAGATAATGTGAAGGTGCGCCAAGCACTACAACACGCTACCGATAAAAAAGCGATTGTTGATGCGGTGTTCCAAGGTGGCGGTACGGTAGCGACTAATCCGTTCCCAAGTTCGGTGCTTGGCTATAATGAAAACTTGATTCAGTATGAATTTGATTTGGCAAAAGCCAAAAAATTATTAGCGGAAGCAGGCTATCCGAACGGTTTTGAAACGGAGATTTGGGTGCAACCGGTGGTGCGCCCATCAAATCCGAATCCAAGACGCACGGCAGAAATTATTCAAGCAGATTGGGCGAAAATCGGGGTAAAAGCGAAATTAGTGAGCCACGAATGGGCGGATTTTAATAAACGAACTCGTGAAGGCGAATTTTCAGCCGGCACTTACGGTTGGACGAGCCGTAACGGTGATCCGGATAATTTCCTGTTTCCTCTATTAAGCAAAGAAAATATTCCGGGTACCAATTATTCACGTTGGACGGATACCGAATTTGAAGGCTTATTACAAAAAGCGGTACAAACACAAAATACCGCTGAACGTCAGCAGTTGTATCAACAAGCGGTCGAAATTTTCCAAAAAAATACACCGATAATTCCGATTGCGCATGCAATTAACTATGTGCCGGTCAGTAAGCGTGTGCAAGGTTTTGTGCAAAGCCCGTTTGGTTACACTTCTTTCTATAATGTGAGCCTAACAGAATAA
- a CDS encoding helix-turn-helix domain-containing protein: MKIKTDKERFSERLKFALSVAYPKGLKTSQIAIKFNLQYAEQPITQQAVHKWLNGLAIPSQDKIETLANWLNVKPEWLRYGVADEQEFQSTDEILSRLIQGLSEQQKTVLINLITSFK, translated from the coding sequence ATGAAAATTAAAACAGATAAAGAAAGATTTAGTGAACGCTTAAAATTTGCCTTAAGCGTAGCCTATCCTAAAGGCTTAAAAACAAGTCAGATTGCTATAAAATTTAACTTACAATATGCTGAACAACCGATCACTCAACAAGCTGTCCATAAATGGCTAAACGGATTAGCTATTCCTTCTCAGGATAAAATAGAAACTTTAGCAAATTGGTTAAATGTGAAACCGGAGTGGTTAAGATATGGTGTTGCGGATGAGCAGGAATTTCAATCAACTGATGAAATTTTATCCCGTCTTATTCAAGGGCTATCAGAACAGCAAAAAACAGTTTTGATTAATTTAATTACATCATTCAAATAG